The DNA region AGGCGTGTCTTTTCCAGGAGGTCCCTGGGAGTGACAATACAGACATCCCCGCTCAGCCTGACGCGACACCCTGCAGTGAGCTCCTCTGCCACCAAGGTCCCACCTCAATGCGGCACCTCAGGCTccttgtgtgtgggtgtgtccaCTTAGCAGCCTAGGTTCCTGTGCGATTACTGCTAGTGGCACCCATCAACACACACATGGTGATCATAACCCACACCCCCCCAAGGGCACCCCCATACCTGCCTCCCCGCCCACAGGCAACTTTGGAGCCcaactttgcagcagcagcacagaCTTCACCAGAACCCAGGCCACTGAGCCCCTGAGCCAGGAGAAGCCCttcagtggggggaggggggggctcCATGCCCCCTCAGACACACTGATCCTTTAGAGGGACGGGGCTCTGAAACCCTCTTCTGGTGGGTGTGTGTGGCCTGGCTGGGGTTCACAGAGTTCCGCCCGCCCCATCCCAGTCTGGTTCTCACCCATGAGGCGCCACTCTACGTTTTAGCCCTttggccctgaggctgggagCAAGGTGGGCATGGCCTCCACCCTGATGAGGGGCTGGGATGGCAGCTGAGCTTAAGCGTATCAGGTGCCCAGGTCCCCTTCCAACCTTCACTGCTGCACCTGGCCACTCTTACTGTACTTGCAGCCCGCCCTCTTGACCCTGATGTCCCCACGGGGGGCTGCAGTTCCCTGGGCTGCTCCCCAGCACCCTTCCTGGGGCCTGTGACAATTGTCCCCGTTATCTTCTAGGCCAGCCCCTCCCTCACTGTGCTCTCAGGCTCTGCCCAACACCTAGCTTGCAGCAATGCCTGGACCTGGCCGGAAGGGCTGGCCAGGGGGCCTTCCCCTGCTCCTGTCTGCATGCTGGCCCATGACTCAAATCCCGGACTCTGACACTCACCTGTTAATGCAggctccctcctgccctgccctggcctAGCTCTGCTGCccgtggggtgaggggtgggaacACACAACCTCAGCTCCCATCCTCCAGCCCAGGGAGCTCCCCACAGGTGTACCTCCCAGACCTGGCaccccctggtggttcagcagccCACCTCCAGACCCCACTGTGGTCCAGAAGCCCACCGTCCCTGCCAGGGCCTTGGAAGAAGTAACCCTCATCCTGGATGGCACCTGCCCAGACCGTGCCCCAGCAAGTCTTCTGTGGGAACAAGGTGGAGTGTGTGTGGACTCGGGGGTCCCCTTCCCCTGGTCTTTCTGCAGTCTTTGTGTCCTCCCACAGAAGGAGATTTCAGTTTGCGCCCTTGGGTTCAGCAGAGGTGGCTGGGGGCTGCAggtgctgggtgggggtgggggccaaaGTGGGGGGGGTCAGGGAGCTGGCAGAACGAGCAAGTGGAGGGGCCCCTACTCACCGGTCCCGCTCCTCCTTGCCCTTGTCCAGCTCTCGGTCGTGGTTGGTCAGGGCTGAGACCCGCTCGGCGTCTACAGGCTTGGGCCACGGGGGTGGCGTGGGGAAGGAGGGTGGCGCTCGGTGCAGCCGGTTCCAGGCCTCgtgggggctgggcaggccaTGCAGCGTGGGGCCCTCCTTGGGGGCAAAGATGCCACCGCCGCTGGGAGCTGGAGTGGGGGtggtggcagagggtgaggccAGGGTGCCAGGGAGGAGCACACACTGGGAGATGCCCAACCCCAGGCCTGCGTGTGCCCCGAGACGAGGGGTGACAGTCCACCCGGTGTGCCCTGATGCACACCCATGCCCGCATGAGGGGAGAGCAGGGGGCAGGGTCACTCACTCAGCGTGTGGCTGCCGAGGCCTCCGAAGGCGTTGCTGCCCAGGCTCCCCAGGCCCCCAAAGGTGCTTGATCTGCTGAAAGGGTCTGTGGGGACAACAAACACTCAGGGATTTCTGTGTGCACCGGGACCTCCCCCACCCCGGGGCTCCAAAACCTGGCAGGTACCACCTGCACAATCCGAGGGTGCCCTGGTTCTTGGGGGTCAGCACAGGCCAGCCAGACTGCACAGACCTCAGGGGACACCTACCTGTCAAGTGACCAGTGGGCAGGAAGCTGCCAGGATGCGCTGAGGGTCCGAACGGGTTGGCGGCGGGATGGGTGGCACCTGGAGAGGGGGGAGGCTGTTGGAGGCCCGGGTGCACCCACCTCCCCTTCCAAGCTCAGGACCAGCTAGGAGGTAGGCTCTCATCTCCCTGAGTCTGGAGGACGAcgcaggggagcagggagggaggtgcTGATGGCAGTGAAGGCCCCGGAGGAAACAGGGCAGAGAAGGGCCTGAGGCTGAGCCGTGAGGCGCTACTCCCCCAGCCAGCTACCCTCAGAGGGCCCAACCAGAGCTAACAAACAATGCTGGTCATGTGACAGTGAGTGTGGCCTGGTGCAGATGGACCACGGCCCGAAGACGGCAGCCCCTCCGGTGGTGTCCCCTGGCTGCAGGCCGCAGCCCACAAGCATCGGTGCGGTGTCAGCCCCGCTCTCCTGATGCCCCTCAGAACCCAATCTGGAGGGCCCAGTCCTGAGAAGGGGCTGCTGGGTCAAGGGCCGACTCTGCCGCTTAGGGCGTCCCACCTTCTGTCTAGAGGTGAATTTCTGGTGAGACCTGTGAGAGGGGTGCCCTCTCCTGTCTCTCCAGCTCCCTCCACCTGTGGGGACCCCAACAATGGAGTGCTCCTGTCTGCCTGCCGTGGGAGTCACAGGCGGGCTCTTCCACCCAGACAAATGCAGGATTAGTTCCCAGAGAGCTTCCACCTAGAAACGTGATCTCATTTCTAAGTGACCTTATGAAGAAATCAAACCAGAAGTTAGGAAACAGCTGGTCCAGTGCTGAAGAGGATGCTATGAGAGCATGTGGAGGGCAGTCAGGGGAACGTGCTGCCTTAAAAAGCTACACCCCAAGGAAAGGCCAACGAGCCGATACTCCCTGGGGAAGAGGATGGAAGAAACACACGCCagattggggggagggggtgaccAGGTGTCAGGCGGGGACAGCAGGGCCCTGGTCTGGGTGGGGCATGTGCTGGGGGAAGTGGGCACACAGCAGGACGAGGCCATGGGTGGAGGGAAGCACACAGGGGCCCAGGCCACAGTCTGTAGGCTATGGCCTAAGAAGTCTGCTGGCCGCCAGGGCTGAGGCCCAGATGGGAGGCGCTCTGTTTTCTGAGGGACCCTGACACCTGGGAGACGTCTCTGCCCTGGCtggggactggaggccatgaggGTGGTGGAGTGGGGGCTGGGAAGAGCTGCCCAGCTCACAGGCCAGCCAGCATGACCCCATCACACTGGTGCGCTAATAGGCTGTCTGCAGGGACTGACATGACAGGAAGCAAGCGTGAGCTTGTGCCAGAGTGTGAACACGGTGGATGTGAGGAGTGGTCAGGGAaggttctctgaggaggtgacatccTTCAAGGGCCTGACGGCTGGGGAGGTGGGAGCAGCTGCCCTGTGGCCTCCAGACCATCACCCTGGGCCGGCACCTGGGAACTCGGGTTTCAGGAGGTTTCTCACCTTCCTCTGATGGGAATGCCTCACTCACATGTGTTCAGGTTGTGCAGTGTGGTTTGTGCTGAGCACCCGCTTTCCTTTCGGGAGTCTGGGTTTTGGTCCAGGCACACATAGGTGCCTACGTGACTGGCCCCCAGTAAGAAGCCAGGACGCTGGGTCCCCACAAGCTTccctgggagacagcctctcacCCTGTTGTCAGGGCTCCTTTCTGGGGAATAAAGTGCGTCCTGGGGCTCCTCGGGCAGTGCTCAGGAGACACCCACTTCCACCCTCTCCTCCATTCCTTGCTGACAGATGTAGGTCCCTTGGCTACAATGCATATAGCTGGTGGGGTGTGAGACATGGGCTGAGTCCCGGGGGCGCTGCCAGCCCAGCGATGGTCCTAGGGACCCTGACACAGTGAAGCTGTGGTGTGGCTGCTGGCGGAGGTGAGCCCGGAACAGCGGCTCTGGAGCAGTTTCCCACCATTCGGACAACAGCCAAACCCTTCCTgggagggaagccccagagaggaGCGCGTCCTGGGCCAGAGCATGGGCAGGGTCAGGTCAGAGGTGGGGACACCTCTGGGGGTGTGGAGGGAGAAGCCTGAGGCGGGCAGGACTGCCAGACCCCACCTGCTATAGCTGGAGAAACAAAAGCGCTGCCCACACAAGCCAGAGGAGAAAGGCGAGAGCGCGGCTGCCAGGCCACCCCCGGGCCTGCACGGTGGCCAGGCCGCCAGCCCCCCTGGGCCAGGCCGCCTTACCCGAGCTGGAGAAGAGGGGCCGGGCCAGGTCCTGCGGGCAGTGGAGTCCGGCGAACACGCCCGGGGCGGGGGGTCTGCTGAACAAGTCCAGCTTGGTGCCCACGTCCAGCTTGTGGGGCTCCAGCTGCATCTGCCGGGACAGAGCGTGTATAGGGGCCGGAGGCCGGGCCTCTGTCCTGCTCGCCACCAGGCTGCCGATGAGCTGGACAAGGTGTGATGCCCCCGGCTCCGCTGGCCTCGCTCAGTGGGCGGAGAGACAGGTAAGAGCCATCCTGACCACGTGTCAGCGATGCGGGGGAACTGAAACGTCGTCACGTGTGGTCGATATAGGAGGTTCCCGATTGCGGCGTTTCGCTCCTGTTTATATGGTCTTTGAAAGCTGGTGTTTTACACTTAAAACTCATCTCAATTTGGATGCTACATTTTCATTAGAAATACTCTGTTTAGATTTTGTAAAGTTGAGTTGGAAAAGTACATGCGCGTACCCGAGTCTTTCCAGTTTTCCAATGGCTAAATTTACCATgagtattaaaatttaaatgtattaaataaaacTAAGATGCCAGTCCCTGGGTCACTAGGGCCACGGGAGGCATGGGCGGGCCAAGTCCGTCCCAGTTCTTCCTGCTGTGGTGACAACAGAGGGGtgcccccaccctgcctcctccACTGCGCACCTTCCAGGCACGCTACCTGAGTGTATGTTAATCCGTCATAAATCCCTTTCTGTGACTTGTCCTTTGTAACCCACTTAAAGCGTGATgatttaaaaataccttgagTAAGGGTAACGTGTTACCTGAGATGACAGACAGAAGTGTGGAGACCCTTCTGTGATACAGGGTGCAGGATCCCATCCTGGCCTCCCTCAGCACCCCAGCCCACTCTCCCTGGCTGCAAgtccccaggcttcccagggcCGCCTCTTCCCTGCATCGCTCAGCCAGGGCATCTGGCATCACCCACTGGGGGGAGGATGGCCTCAAGCTGGGTTCCTCTTCACCACCTGTCCCCCCCAGGAGCATGCAGGCTCCGTGAGCACTTATGTTCAACTTTGTCCATGGCCCACAGCAGACACTTAATAAACACTTGGGGGAAAGGGGGGGCCGGGCCAAATGCTCCCTGGGAGAGCTTTGACTGACAGCAGGGAGGCCCAGCAGGATAACCCTGCCTGGGTCATCCCGGGTGACCGGCTGGGATGTGACTTTGAGTTCCCCATACACTTTTGTCCTGCTCCCCAGATCCGACCCCTGCTGGCCCGGCCCAGCGCTGGGGCAAGGGGCACATGCGCACACGTGTGGACGCTGGGGAGGGCCTGGCCCAAGAGAGGCGCCCTCTGAACCGCAGGCCTGGCTGGCAGGACGAGCAGTCCAGCTCACCTTTATCTTCTGCTGATGGTGGTAGATCTGCCAGGCGATCTGCACGTGCACAGCGCACCACTTCCCCGGCTTCTGCGACGGGGGGATGGGCTCAGCCTCGCGGCCAGAACCGTCTCCTCACGCCCCACCCCCAGATCCCTGCGGTCACAGGGCACCCCTGGGCCACCCCAGGGAGTCCTCCCTGGCCTCAGACCCTCCCCGAGGTCCCGCCGGGCCCCTTCCTCCCAAGGtgagacacacaggcacacacacagaccttACACATGCAAGCACGCACACACTCACCCTGATTGCTGTCCGGTACGGGTCGGACACCTGCTGTTGACAGAGGAGAAGTGTTAGACCCAGGCTCTGCAAGCAGTCAAGCCCgaggagttggggaggggggacTATGTGAGCCTCGTGGAGCCATGCTGGCTGGACGCCCACCCGGGAAGGAGAGAGGCAAGAACACCGCTGCCACCTACCCCGGGGGCTTTCTGCAGGAGGGTGTGAACCGCACTGGCCCGGCCTGTTAACTCGAGTGGGTTTGAAGTctgaggggagagagggacaCCGCACGAGACCACTTTGCAGGCTCCGTGCCCAGGTGGCACCAAACCCCTCCCCAGGGCACCGGTGTCCGCCTTGCCCTCCTTGTGGGGCCCTGCACGCTGTCACCCGGGATGGTCTGGCTTCCCACCACACCCTCCGTCCGGAGGTTTCTGAAAAGGGGGCAGGAGAAGGCTCTGATCGCTGTGCCGGGTAAAGGCAGCCCTGCTGCAGGGAAGGTGGGCAGAGCAAGCCCGGTCCCTGGTACCTAGGCCTCCTGCAGTGTGGATGGCCTTGGGCGGCTGCTGTCCACACTCCACCTCTGCTCCTCTGCactgctcctcccaccccccaaccctgaGTGCTCCCAGTTGAGGAGCCAACAAGTGAAGCAAGGCTCTCCTGGCCCCGAAGGTCAGGATATTCTGCACTGAGGTGAAAGCCCTTCAGGTGCCACCCGGGATCATGACTGCCCTGAGAGATGCTGGATGGGGGGGGCGGtcctgcagcccctgcccaccATACCCACCCCCTCCCGGGAGCAGCTGGTACCTTGGGCTGAAAAGCACCCTGCAGGGATCCAAAGGGGCCTGGGTGTGGGAGCAGGGCGGGCAGTCCTGGGACGGCCGGAGGGAAGGGCGGGAAAAACTGCAAGAGAAGGCGGGAGGGGTGTTCCAGGGGCCTTGCCGGGCACTCGGACATCCTGGGTAGGGGCGCGGGGCCTGGCCCTCTGGTCCCCACCCTGCCACGCCTGCACTAGGTGGGAAGCTACTTGGACAAGGCGCAGCCGGACCtccacaccccccaccctgcctggCGATCCCAGGGCACACAGGGACACTCACGTTGGAATGTCGGAAGTAGGGGCTGTCCAGCTTGGGCGTGTACTTGTCAAACtggaagggaaggaggcagagagtgAGGCCTCCCAACCTTGCCGATGCCCTCCATTGGCCAAGCTCCCACCCACACGGTCGGGCCAGGCAGCGGCCAGAATGAGGCTGGCGGCCTCCAGCCAGCTGTCCTCCAGGCTCCCCGAGGGTGCTGGCCCATGGCCCTTCCCCGTTCTAGTGACCTCAGCATAGGAGGTACAGACTCGCCCACCtgggtgtctgcagccatgactGGGAGGGCAGGGCATGGAGCCCAGGGCTGGTGGTTAAGCTGCAGGGGCACACTGAGGCCACTGCTAACTGGCCAGTGCCAAAGCAAAGCTGGGAGGGGACTCTGCCCACAGCAGCTGGCTTGGGGATGAGATCTTGAGGCTCAGGAACATGGGAAGAGTCCTGATCTGCATGGCCCCTAGTCCTGGTCCTCCTGACCTGCTGCCTTGCTGCCAACTGAGACACTGAGGACCTGACATGGGTACAACTGGCCCCACGGTCATGTGGACGGGGTGTTCACCCGAGCCCAAGAGAATGGCCCAGGGCAGGGAGCTTCATGGGATGACCTGGGAGCGGGGGATGGGGGGAACCAGAGGAGGGGCTGGACGGACAGGCGGACCGAGCGGACGGTGTCAGCCTGCATGCGTGCAGAGAGCGTCTGCGTGTGCCTGCTGCGTGTCCCGCGCCCGGGCCACCCCCTCCCGCCTGCCGGCACGCAGCCTACGCACCGGCGGGGGTGCGGCGGGTGGCAGGAGCGGCGTCGGGGGCGGCCCGGCAGGGAAGGGGGCGAATGTGTGTTGGTGCTGGTGTGTGTGCTGGTGTGTGTGTTGGTGCTGGTGGAACTCCGCCCGCAGCAGAGCTCCCGGGCCCAGGGGGGCGCTCTGGACCAGAAAACGCGCGTTCAGCTCTTGCCTGAGCAGCTCGTGATctacaagagaaaaagagagagacagagaggcacgTCGGCCGCGGGCTCCCGGCGGGGCGAGGCGGATAGTCACCTGGCACTCCCGGTTTCGGCAGGCCAAGCCGTGGTGGCCGCTCGCTACGTGCGGGCCCCAGGGTGGAGGTAAGAGAGGTGCCTGTGACCAAGTACCAATCAGAATCCCCGAATGAGGCTGGCAATACATGATTGGCTGGCTGAATGAGATCAACAGGCTGGCATCTAAAGGCAAGAGAGAACACGGTGAGCCACCCCGGGAGCCCGAGACAGCCCTGTCGGGGAGCCCTGCCCGTCCCCGCCTCCCCAGACCATTGTCTTGGTCCCAGCCTGGGGCACTGAGGTGCCCCCAACTGAGCTGGGCTCAGACTTTTAGAAAAGAATTGGAGACCCATGAAAAATCCTTAGTGACCTAAGATTCGGCCATGAGGGGGGCACTTGGCTGGAATCAAGCAGTGAGGGAGAGGTCAGGCTAGCTGCAGTTCATCTGGGGCCCCGCTACCCCACAATTCAGCCCTATCCACCCCTGCCCCTACAGCAGCCTAGGGACCGAGGGATGGGAAGAGACACACAGCAGGCCCTGGGAGCCCTCATCGCAGTGACGACTGAGCAGCTCCAAGTTATACCAACTCCCGGCTCCCAACTGCCCTACTAGGCTTGGCAAGGGTTCAGAATGGAGCAGGGAGTGTGTATCCGTGTACACGTGTGTGCACGCGcgaatctgtgtgtgtgcacaactGAGGCCCTGACAGGAAGTGTCCTCTGCCCTGCACTGATGGTCTGGAGGAGCAGGTGGGAGAGAAGTCTGTCTCTCCGAGGCCAGTCCCCGCTTCCCAGGGGCACGTCCCTCCCTGCCCAGGGGTGAGGAGCCCAGAGTGGAGAGGGAACAGGCAGTGACCCTGGCCCCACCGACGGCACCCAGACCTACCGGCGGGGTGTCCTGGGATGACCAGGCTGTTGGCCGGCAgcgccgggggcgggggcagtgTCGGGGGCGCGGCGAACATGGCCGCCGCGTGGTGCTGGTGCTGGGCCTGCGAGCGGAGCGCCAAGTGTGAGGTAGAGAGGTGGGGGCCCGGCCCGTGAGGCGACAGGGACGCGTGCTTGGCGAGCCCCAGGCTGGCACCGCTGCTGgcgctgctgctcctgctgcaggGAGGGGCGCTCAGTGCCCGGCCGCGCGCCCCGCCTCCGCGCCGCCCCGCGCCCGCCTGAGGCCGCGCAGGCTCGGCCCCGCGCCCACCTGAGGCTGTGCCCACCTGAGGCTGTGCAGGCCGTTGTGCGCGGCCGGGCCGGGGCCTGGGAAGGCCCCCGGAGGGAGAGGCACGTGCGTCAGGAGCGGGGCCCGGGGCTGCGAGGGTGCAGGTGGCAGCTGCGGGGCGAGGCGGGGCAGCGCCGGGGCTTCCTTCTTGACCAGCGGGCTGGCCGCGGTGCTGGCGGAGGGCAGGACTGGCGCGGGGCTGCGCACGGGGGCCAGGAAGGGCGGCTCGGTGCTCAGCTCACGGCTGCGCTCCAGACCCGAGACCTTGGGCGCTGCCCCGGTCTTGGCCTCGGACTTCTCGCCCAGAGTGGGGCCTGCGGAGAGAGCGGCGGGGGTGAGTCTGGGGTTCAGGATCATTTCCAAAGGGGAACTAGGTGGCGCAGAGCCCCTGCCCACAACACCTTGGTATAACCCACCCCTTGCTCCCCAAGGCGGCTACCTGTCTGGAGGGCCAACCACCAAGGTATGTCATGCACCTCCTGCTCATGGCCATCTCAGTGCAGGGGCTCTTATGGCCCTGTTTTATGGAGGGAGACTCAAATGCATGAGAAAGCCGGCTCAGTCTGGGCACTGGACTCCAAGGTCTGCCGCCCTATCTCCCACCACGGTAGCGTCACTTGAGTGAGTGGCTGCTCTTTCTTGACCCACCCGACAGACCCAGGGCCTAAGCTCTTTTTTGGGTCCTCACCCTGGGGGAGACTTTCTGCCTTGCCTAGTCTGTTGGGAGAAAGTGGCTGCCTCAACTCATCACCACCCAGAGCCTCTACTCCTCTGAGCTCCAGGCCTGCCTTTGGGCCATCAGCAAGCCCGCTTGCTCATTCCAAGCCCTCCTTTTGAAGCTGCTCCGAGTGAGGTCTCAGGTCACGTGCCCAGGGGCCGGGTGGAAAGCACGTGTCCAGGCCAGGGGAGGCACCACCACCCATCTGAAAAGCTCTGCCTTCAGGGGATGACATCCCAGTTTTCCAGGAGGAATGGAAATTCAGGTTACTGAATGTGGTTCCTTCATCTGGCCTGTTGGTTgactccacttcctcctccaggcccaGGGGCCCATGCAGATGGCAGCCACGCAGAGTGACATGCTGGCCACAGCCTCCCCTGTGGCTGCAGGGCAGTGTAAC from Cervus canadensis isolate Bull #8, Minnesota chromosome 1, ASM1932006v1, whole genome shotgun sequence includes:
- the FBRSL1 gene encoding fibrosin-1-like protein isoform X4, which codes for MEAKVRQSRRSRAQRDRGRRREAARDARDQSASSGDEPEPGPGKENTGLPRAPPPRAAAARPPRRRRRESSSQEEEVIDGFAIASFSTLEALEKDMALKPHERKEKWERRLVKKPREAENCPSAEPSENGRPLEAGSSEQDLETPCDRGKKKVPLQPTKQMKVAVSRGGDHNSDGDSFREATSSRRSSSRDQLSDSSAQAVSGRGYSCDSESDGDDKASVGSEKLFAPAADKGPTLGEKSEAKTGAAPKVSGLERSRELSTEPPFLAPVRSPAPVLPSASTAASPLVKKEAPALPRLAPQLPPAPSQPRAPLLTHVPLPPGAFPGPGPAAHNGLHSLRSSSASSGASLGLAKHASLSPHGPGPHLSTSHLALRSQAQHQHHAAAMFAAPPTLPPPPALPANSLVIPGHPADASLLISFSQPIMYCQPHSGILIDHELLRQELNARFLVQSAPLGPGALLRAEFHQHQHTHQHTHQHQHTFAPFPAGPPPTPLLPPAAPPPFDKYTPKLDSPYFRHSNFFPPFPPAVPGLPALLPHPGPFGSLQGAFQPKTSNPLELTGRASAVHTLLQKAPGQVSDPYRTAIRKPGKWCAVHVQIAWQIYHHQQKIKMQLEPHKLDVGTKLDLFSRPPAPGVFAGLHCPQDLARPLFSSSGATHPAANPFGPSAHPGSFLPTGHLTDPFSRSSTFGGLGSLGSNAFGGLGSHTLTPSGGGIFAPKEGPTLHGLPSPHEAWNRLHRAPPSFPTPPPWPKPVDAERVSALTNHDRELDKGKEERDRDLLEKTRLLSRASPAAPVGHPGSGLLLRGQGDPGRPGIPTEREAELRIKESRSPAREDGPKPSKMALGEGLRLAGLLGREPGKPHEASAERSQSEVKVKEERGEDGDAPPQPGPGPVGRERPTFAWEPPRDAYRGPELPRRAPPGPGPAALLEPPERPYRDREPHDYSPERLREARRDELERARAAHLDGAALLPALGALHYPRLAPAAAALHNSLLTRTPPAASAAALGAPPPLVAAGGPPTPPGQPRSRTTPLGARAPGEARDYSPSRNPQEVEAR
- the FBRSL1 gene encoding fibrosin-1-like protein isoform X16, which codes for MEAKVRQSRRSRAQRDRGRRREAARDARDQSASSGDEPEPGPGKENTGLPRAPPPRAAAARPPRRRRRESSSQEEEVIDGFAIASFSTLEALEKDMALKPHERKEKWERRLVKKPREAENCPSAEPSENGRPLEAGSSEQDLETPCDRGKKKVPLQPTKQMKVAVSRGGDHNSDGDSFREATSSRRSSSRDQLSDSSAQAVSGRGYSCDSESDGDDKASVGSEKLFAPAADKGPTLGEKSEAKTGAAPKVSGLERSRELSTEPPFLAPVRSPAPVLPSASTAASPLVKKEAPALPRLAPQLPPAPSQPRAPLLTHVPLPPGAFPGPGPAAHNGLHSLSRSSSASSGASLGLAKHASLSPHGPGPHLSTSHLALRSQAQHQHHAAAMFAAPPTLPPPPALPANSLVIPGHPADASLLISFSQPIMYCQPHSGILIDHELLRQELNARFLVQSAPLGPGALLRAEFHQHQHTHQHTHQHQHTFAPFPAGPPPTPLLPPAAPPPFDKYTPKLDSPYFRHSNTSNPLELTGRASAVHTLLQKAPGVSDPYRTAIRPGKWCAVHVQIAWQIYHHQQKIKMQLEPHKLDVGTKLDLFSRPPAPGVFAGLHCPQDLARPLFSSSGATHPAANPFGPSAHPGSFLPTGHLTDPFSRSSTFGGLGSLGSNAFGGLGSHTLTPSGGGIFAPKEGPTLHGLPSPHEAWNRLHRAPPSFPTPPPWPKPVDAERVSALTNHDRELDKGKEERDRDLLEKTRLLSRASPAAPVGHPGSGLLLRGQGDPGRPGIPTEREAELRIKESRSPAREDGPKPSKMALGEGLRLAGLLGREPGKPHEASAERSQSEVKVKEERGEDGDAPPQPGPGPVGRERPTFAWEPPRDAYRGPELPRRAPPGPGPAALLEPPERPYRDREPHDYSPERLREARRDELERARAAHLDGAALLPALGALHYPRLAPAAAALHNSLLTRTPPAASAAALGAPPPLVAAGGPPTPPGQPRSRTTPLGARAPGEARDYSPSRNPQEVEAR
- the FBRSL1 gene encoding fibrosin-1-like protein isoform X15, which codes for MEAKVRQSRRSRAQRDRGRRREAARDARDQSASSGDEPEPGPGKENTGLPRAPPPRAAAARPPRRRRRESSSQEEEVIDGFAIASFSTLEALEKDMALKPHERKEKWERRLVKKPREAENCPSAEPSENGRPLEAGSSEQDLETPCDRGKKKVPLQPTKQMKVAVSRGGDHNSDGDSFREATSSRRSSSRDQLSDSSAQAVSGRGYSCDSESDGDDKASVGSEKLFAPAADKGPTLGEKSEAKTGAAPKVSGLERSRELSTEPPFLAPVRSPAPVLPSASTAASPLVKKEAPALPRLAPQLPPAPSQPRAPLLTHVPLPPGAFPGPGPAAHNGLHSLSRSSSASSGASLGLAKHASLSPHGPGPHLSTSHLALRSQAQHQHHAAAMFAAPPTLPPPPALPANSLVIPGHPADASLLISFSQPIMYCQPHSGILIDHELLRQELNARFLVQSAPLGPGALLRAEFHQHQHTHQHTHQHQHTFAPFPAGPPPTPLLPPAAPPPFDKYTPKLDSPYFRHSNTSNPLELTGRASAVHTLLQKAPGVSDPYRTAIRKPGKWCAVHVQIAWQIYHHQQKIKMQLEPHKLDVGTKLDLFSRPPAPGVFAGLHCPQDLARPLFSSSGATHPAANPFGPSAHPGSFLPTGHLTDPFSRSSTFGGLGSLGSNAFGGLGSHTLTPSGGGIFAPKEGPTLHGLPSPHEAWNRLHRAPPSFPTPPPWPKPVDAERVSALTNHDRELDKGKEERDRDLLEKTRLLSRASPAAPVGHPGSGLLLRGQGDPGRPGIPTEREAELRIKESRSPAREDGPKPSKMALGEGLRLAGLLGREPGKPHEASAERSQSEVKVKEERGEDGDAPPQPGPGPVGRERPTFAWEPPRDAYRGPELPRRAPPGPGPAALLEPPERPYRDREPHDYSPERLREARRDELERARAAHLDGAALLPALGALHYPRLAPAAAALHNSLLTRTPPAASAAALGAPPPLVAAGGPPTPPGQPRSRTTPLGARAPGEARDYSPSRNPQEVEAR
- the FBRSL1 gene encoding fibrosin-1-like protein isoform X33, which translates into the protein MEAKVRQSRRSRAQRDRGRRREAARDARDQSASSGDEPEPGPGKENTGLPRAPPPRAAAARPPRRRRRESSSQEEEVIDGFAIASFSTLEALEKDMALKPHERKEKWERRLVKKPREAENCPSAEPSENGRPLEAGSSEQDLETPCDRGKKKVPLQPTKQMKVAVSRGGDHNSDGDSFREATSSRRSSSRDQLSDSSAQAVSGRGYSCDSESDGDDKASVGSEKLFAPAADKGPTLGEKSEAKTGAAPKVSGLERSRELSTEPPFLAPVRSPAPVLPSASTAASPLVKKEAPALPRLAPQLPPAPSQPRAPLLTHVPLPPGAFPGPGPAAHNGLHSLSRSSSASSGASLGLAKHASLSPHGPGPHLSTSHLALRSQAQHQHHAAAMFAAPPTLPPPPALPANSLVIPGHPADASLLISFSQPIMYCQPHSGILIGTWSQAPLLPPPWGPHVASGHHGLACRNRECQFDKYTPKLDSPYFRHSNFFPPFPPAVPGLPALLPHPGPFGSLQGAFQPKTSNPLELTGRASAVHTLLQKAPGVSDPYRTAIRKPGKWCAVHVQIAWQIYHHQQKIKMQLEPHKLDVGTKLDLFSRPPAPGVFAGLHCPQDLARPLFSSSGATHPAANPFGPSAHPGSFLPTGHLTDPFSRSSTFGGLGSLGSNAFGGLGSHTLTPSGGGIFAPKEGPTLHGLPSPHEAWNRLHRAPPSFPTPPPWPKPVDAERVSALTNHDRELDKGKEERDRDLLEKTRLLSRASPAAPVGHPGSGLLLRGQGDPGRPGIPTEREAELRIKESRSPAREDGPKPSKMALGEGLRLAGLLGREPGKPHEASAERSQSEVKVKEERGEDGDAPPQPGPGPVGRERPTFAWEPPRDAYRGPELPRRAPPGPGPAALLEPPERPYRDREPHDYSPERLREARRDELERARAAHLDGAALLPALGALHYPRLAPAAAALHNSLLTRTPPAASAAALGAPPPLVAAGGPPTPPGQPRSRTTPLGARAPGEARDYSPSRNPQEVEAR
- the FBRSL1 gene encoding fibrosin-1-like protein isoform X17, producing the protein MEAKVRQSRRSRAQRDRGRRREAARDARDQSASSGDEPEPGPGKENTGLPRAPPPRAAAARPPRRRRRESSSQEEEVIDGFAIASFSTLEALEKDMALKPHERKEKWERRLVKKPREAENCPSAEPSENGRPLEAGSSEQDLETPCDRGKKKVPLQPTKQMKVAVSRGGDHNSDGDSFREATSSRRSSSRDQLSDSSAQAVSGRGYSCDSESDGDDKASVGSEKLFAPAADKGPTLGEKSEAKTGAAPKVSGLERSRELSTEPPFLAPVRSPAPVLPSASTAASPLVKKEAPALPRLAPQLPPAPSQPRAPLLTHVPLPPGAFPGPGPAAHNGLHSLSRSSSASSGASLGLAKHASLSPHGPGPHLSTSHLALRSQAQHQHHAAAMFAAPPTLPPPPALPANSLVIPGHPADASLLISFSQPIMYCQPHSGILIGTWSQAPLLPPPWGPHVASGHHGLACRNRECQFDKYTPKLDSPYFRHSNFFPPFPPAVPGLPALLPHPGPFGSLQGAFQPKTSNPLELTGRASAVHTLLQKAPGQVSDPYRTAIRKPGKWCAVHVQIAWQIYHHQQKIKMQLEPHKLDVGTKLDLFSRPPAPGVFAGLHCPQDLARPLFSSSGATHPAANPFGPSAHPGSFLPTGHLTDPFSRSSTFGGLGSLGSNAFGGLGSHTLTPSGGGIFAPKEGPTLHGLPSPHEAWNRLHRAPPSFPTPPPWPKPVDAERVSALTNHDRELDKGKEERDRDLLEKTRLLSRASPAAPVGHPGSGLLLRGQGDPGRPGIPTEREAELRIKESRSPAREDGPKPSKMALGEGLRLAGLLGREPGKPHEASAERSQSEVKVKEERGEDGDAPPQPGPGPVGRERPTFAWEPPRDAYRGPELPRRAPPGPGPAALLEPPERPYRDREPHDYSPERLREARRDELERARAAHLDGAALLPALGALHYPRLAPAAAALHNSLLTRTPPAASAAALGAPPPLVAAGGPPTPPGQPRSRTTPLGARAPGEARDYSPSRNPQEVEAR